From the genome of Polyodon spathula isolate WHYD16114869_AA chromosome 14, ASM1765450v1, whole genome shotgun sequence, one region includes:
- the LOC121327304 gene encoding mitochondrial fission factor-like isoform X2: protein MNGAAFPSPTAEMAEINRIQYEIDYTAGISQSMRIPEKLKIASSGGEARQDGSGETHYRNAMMHVPERIVVSGDQEDGQYSRPRDLDLIQSTPLESLALKTPPRVLTLNERPLDFLDLERSVTQTPQNEEASVEEVRTQGRVKRERSMSENAVRQNSQMVRNDSIVAPSPLIQPRLYPLTSADDGRNPYTARGVLSLIQSTTRRAYQQVMEVLDENHRRPVLRGGSASATSSNPVHDSRSGLSTLDSTLEGTSDDLTVMDATSLRRQIIKLNRRLQHLEEDNKERGKREMIMYSITVAFWLINSWMWFRR from the exons aTGAACGGAGCAGCATTCCCCTCTCCAACTGCAGAAATGGCAGAAATCAACCGCATCCAGTACGAGATTGACTACACAGCAGGCATTAGCCAGAGCATGAGGATCCCAGAGAAACTCAAAATAGCGTCATCAGGTGGTGAGGCACGCCAGGACGGTTCAGGGGAGACGCACTATCGTAATGCCATGATGCACGTTCCTGAGAGGATTGTAGTGTCAG GTGACCAAGAAGATGGCCAGTATTCCAGACCAAGAGATCTTGACCTGATTCAGTCTACTCCCTTAGAGTCACTGGCATTGAAAACACCGCCTCGCGTTCTCACGCTCAATGAGAGACCTCTGGATTTTCTGGATTTGGAGCGATCCGTGACTCAGACCCCTCAGAATGAAGAGGCATCTGTTGAGGAG GTGCGAACTCAGGGTCGTGTGAAGAGGGAACGCTCTATGAGTGAAAACGCTGTTCGTCAGAATAGCCAGATGGTCCGAAATGACTCCAT TGTGGCACCGTCTCCCTTGATTCAGCCTCGTCTCTATCCTCTTACTTCGGCGGATGATGGACGAAACCCTTACACTGCTCGTGGTGTTTTGTCTCTAATCCAGTCCACAACCCGTAGGGCTTACCAACAGGTCATGGAAGTGCTGGATGAAAACCACAGAAG ACCAGTGTTGCGTGGAGGGTCAGCTTCTGCCACTTCCTCTAACCCTGTGCACGACTCCAG aagtgGCCTTTCAACTTTAGATTCAACATTGGAAGGGACTTCGGATGATTTGACAGTTATGGATGCTACTTCCTTACGAAGACAG ATCATTAAACTAAATCGTCGTCTTCAGCACCTAGAAGAAGACAACAAAGAACGCGGCAAAAGGGAAATGATCATGTACTCCATCACCGTGGCATTTTGGCTCATCAATAGCTGGATGTGGTTCAGACGCTAG
- the LOC121327304 gene encoding mitochondrial fission factor-like isoform X3, whose translation MNGAAFPSPTAEMAEINRIQYEIDYTAGISQSMRIPEKLKIASSGGEARQDGSGETHYRNAMMHVPERIVVSGDQEDGQYSRPRDLDLIQSTPLESLALKTPPRVLTLNERPLDFLDLERSVTQTPQNEEASVEEVRTQGRVKRERSMSENAVRQNSQMVRNDSIVAPSPLIQPRLYPLTSADDGRNPYTARGVLSLIQSTTRRAYQQVMEVLDENHRRSGLSTLDSTLEGTSDDLTVMDATSLRRQIIKLNRRLQHLEEDNKERGKREMIMYSITVAFWLINSWMWFRR comes from the exons aTGAACGGAGCAGCATTCCCCTCTCCAACTGCAGAAATGGCAGAAATCAACCGCATCCAGTACGAGATTGACTACACAGCAGGCATTAGCCAGAGCATGAGGATCCCAGAGAAACTCAAAATAGCGTCATCAGGTGGTGAGGCACGCCAGGACGGTTCAGGGGAGACGCACTATCGTAATGCCATGATGCACGTTCCTGAGAGGATTGTAGTGTCAG GTGACCAAGAAGATGGCCAGTATTCCAGACCAAGAGATCTTGACCTGATTCAGTCTACTCCCTTAGAGTCACTGGCATTGAAAACACCGCCTCGCGTTCTCACGCTCAATGAGAGACCTCTGGATTTTCTGGATTTGGAGCGATCCGTGACTCAGACCCCTCAGAATGAAGAGGCATCTGTTGAGGAG GTGCGAACTCAGGGTCGTGTGAAGAGGGAACGCTCTATGAGTGAAAACGCTGTTCGTCAGAATAGCCAGATGGTCCGAAATGACTCCAT TGTGGCACCGTCTCCCTTGATTCAGCCTCGTCTCTATCCTCTTACTTCGGCGGATGATGGACGAAACCCTTACACTGCTCGTGGTGTTTTGTCTCTAATCCAGTCCACAACCCGTAGGGCTTACCAACAGGTCATGGAAGTGCTGGATGAAAACCACAGAAG aagtgGCCTTTCAACTTTAGATTCAACATTGGAAGGGACTTCGGATGATTTGACAGTTATGGATGCTACTTCCTTACGAAGACAG ATCATTAAACTAAATCGTCGTCTTCAGCACCTAGAAGAAGACAACAAAGAACGCGGCAAAAGGGAAATGATCATGTACTCCATCACCGTGGCATTTTGGCTCATCAATAGCTGGATGTGGTTCAGACGCTAG
- the LOC121327304 gene encoding mitochondrial fission factor-like isoform X1: MNGAAFPSPTAEMAEINRIQYEIDYTAGISQSMRIPEKLKIASSGGEARQDGSGETHYRNAMMHVPERIVVSGDQEDGQYSRPRDLDLIQSTPLESLALKTPPRVLTLNERPLDFLDLERSVTQTPQNEEASVEEVRTQGRVKRERSMSENAVRQNSQMVRNDSIVAPSPLIQPRLYPLTSADDGRNPYTARGVLSLIQSTTRRAYQQVMEVLDENHRSRPVLRGGSASATSSNPVHDSRSGLSTLDSTLEGTSDDLTVMDATSLRRQIIKLNRRLQHLEEDNKERGKREMIMYSITVAFWLINSWMWFRR, from the exons aTGAACGGAGCAGCATTCCCCTCTCCAACTGCAGAAATGGCAGAAATCAACCGCATCCAGTACGAGATTGACTACACAGCAGGCATTAGCCAGAGCATGAGGATCCCAGAGAAACTCAAAATAGCGTCATCAGGTGGTGAGGCACGCCAGGACGGTTCAGGGGAGACGCACTATCGTAATGCCATGATGCACGTTCCTGAGAGGATTGTAGTGTCAG GTGACCAAGAAGATGGCCAGTATTCCAGACCAAGAGATCTTGACCTGATTCAGTCTACTCCCTTAGAGTCACTGGCATTGAAAACACCGCCTCGCGTTCTCACGCTCAATGAGAGACCTCTGGATTTTCTGGATTTGGAGCGATCCGTGACTCAGACCCCTCAGAATGAAGAGGCATCTGTTGAGGAG GTGCGAACTCAGGGTCGTGTGAAGAGGGAACGCTCTATGAGTGAAAACGCTGTTCGTCAGAATAGCCAGATGGTCCGAAATGACTCCAT TGTGGCACCGTCTCCCTTGATTCAGCCTCGTCTCTATCCTCTTACTTCGGCGGATGATGGACGAAACCCTTACACTGCTCGTGGTGTTTTGTCTCTAATCCAGTCCACAACCCGTAGGGCTTACCAACAGGTCATGGAAGTGCTGGATGAAAACCACAGAAG TAGACCAGTGTTGCGTGGAGGGTCAGCTTCTGCCACTTCCTCTAACCCTGTGCACGACTCCAG aagtgGCCTTTCAACTTTAGATTCAACATTGGAAGGGACTTCGGATGATTTGACAGTTATGGATGCTACTTCCTTACGAAGACAG ATCATTAAACTAAATCGTCGTCTTCAGCACCTAGAAGAAGACAACAAAGAACGCGGCAAAAGGGAAATGATCATGTACTCCATCACCGTGGCATTTTGGCTCATCAATAGCTGGATGTGGTTCAGACGCTAG
- the LOC121326377 gene encoding 39S ribosomal protein L44, mitochondrial-like: MASGFLVSRGLSPLGVHFQHVCRNVLLTQTREKKRWMKSYMLLMERKKKLEGPPPPKPRSHQPNWDYHAEVQAFGCRLHETFSLDLLKTAFVNPCYIKSEEVSRRELAVDREAVALNLKDNQKLSEQGAEFSQSYLADCFRGAYPNLPPEGVNAIVQYLTGTEIVCHVAKNLAVEDLTLSAEFPVPNEVLQKTFFAVVGALLESSEPQKAGLFIRDFLMTQLIGKDLFELWTVINPMGLLVEELAKRNLSPPEPRITRQAGVSTVLPLYFVGLYSDKKLMAEGPGETTLAAEEEAARVALRKIYGYTENRRPWDYSRPREETIAAQAIGSN; encoded by the exons ATGGCGTCTGGGTTTCTTGTGAGTCGTGGTTTGTCTCCTCTCGGAGTGCACTTTCAGCACGTCTGCAGGAACGTTCTTTTGACACAGACCAGGGAGAAGAAACGGTGGATGAAATCGTATATGTTGTTAATGGAAAGGAAAAAGAAGCTGGAAGGACCACCGCCACCAAAACCTCG ctctcATCAGCCGAACTGGGACTATCATGCTGAAGTCCAGGCCTTTGGTTGCAGACTTCATGAAACATTTTCCCTGGATCTCCTCAAGACAGCGTTTGTAAACCCTTGTTACATCAAGTCCGAAGAAGTCAGTCGCAGAGAGCTTGCTGTGGACAGAGAAGCTGTTGCTCTGAATCTGAAAGACAATCAGAAGCTCTCCGAACAGGGGGCAGAGTTTTCACAAAGCTACCTTGCTGATTGCTTTAGGGGTGCCTACCCAAATCTGCCCCCCGAGGGTGTGAATGCGATTGTTCAATACCTCACAGGGACAGAGATTGTCTGCCATGTGGCTAAAAACCTGGCGGTGGAGGACTTGACACTGAGTGCAGAGTTTCCTGTACCGAACGAGGTTCTGCAGAAGACCTTTTTTGCAGTAGTAGGAGCATTGCTTGAAAGCAGTGAACCACAGAAAGCTGGCTTGTTTATCAGG GACTTCTTGATGACTCAATTGATTGGTAAAGATCTGTTTGAACTATGGACTGTCATTAATCCTATGGGACTGCTGGTGGAGGAACTAGCTAAAAGAAACCTCTCTCCTCCAGAACCAAGGATAACAAGGCAGGCTGGAGTCAGTACAGTGCTACCACTCTACTTTGTTGGATTGTACAG TGATAAGAAGCTGATGGCAGAAGGACCTGGTGAAACGACACTAGCAGCAGAGGAAGAAGCTGCAAGAGTGGCCCTGCGCAAAATCTATGGATACACAGAGAACAGAAGGCCGTGGGATTATTCCAGACCAAGGGAAGAAACTATTGCAGCCCAAGCTATCGGCAGCAACTAA
- the LOC121327304 gene encoding mitochondrial fission factor-like isoform X4: MNGAAFPSPTAEMAEINRIQYEIDYTAGISQSMRIPEKLKIASSGGEARQDGSGETHYRNAMMHVPERIVVSGDQEDGQYSRPRDLDLIQSTPLESLALKTPPRVLTLNERPLDFLDLERSVTQTPQNEEASVEEVRTQGRVKRERSMSENAVRQNSQMVRNDSISGLSTLDSTLEGTSDDLTVMDATSLRRQIIKLNRRLQHLEEDNKERGKREMIMYSITVAFWLINSWMWFRR; the protein is encoded by the exons aTGAACGGAGCAGCATTCCCCTCTCCAACTGCAGAAATGGCAGAAATCAACCGCATCCAGTACGAGATTGACTACACAGCAGGCATTAGCCAGAGCATGAGGATCCCAGAGAAACTCAAAATAGCGTCATCAGGTGGTGAGGCACGCCAGGACGGTTCAGGGGAGACGCACTATCGTAATGCCATGATGCACGTTCCTGAGAGGATTGTAGTGTCAG GTGACCAAGAAGATGGCCAGTATTCCAGACCAAGAGATCTTGACCTGATTCAGTCTACTCCCTTAGAGTCACTGGCATTGAAAACACCGCCTCGCGTTCTCACGCTCAATGAGAGACCTCTGGATTTTCTGGATTTGGAGCGATCCGTGACTCAGACCCCTCAGAATGAAGAGGCATCTGTTGAGGAG GTGCGAACTCAGGGTCGTGTGAAGAGGGAACGCTCTATGAGTGAAAACGCTGTTCGTCAGAATAGCCAGATGGTCCGAAATGACTCCAT aagtgGCCTTTCAACTTTAGATTCAACATTGGAAGGGACTTCGGATGATTTGACAGTTATGGATGCTACTTCCTTACGAAGACAG ATCATTAAACTAAATCGTCGTCTTCAGCACCTAGAAGAAGACAACAAAGAACGCGGCAAAAGGGAAATGATCATGTACTCCATCACCGTGGCATTTTGGCTCATCAATAGCTGGATGTGGTTCAGACGCTAG